In the Sediminibacter sp. Hel_I_10 genome, one interval contains:
- a CDS encoding 1-acyl-sn-glycerol-3-phosphate acyltransferase, translating to MEKLLAYPLTVLYFIVFGLTLIVFHPLQWFCFNVLGYQAHKKSVDALQFSLMRCLNVLGTRFSWNNPYDITTDKPLLIVSNHQSMYDISPIMWYMRKHHVKFVAKKELGKGIPSVSYNLRHGGSVLIDRDKPRQAFPAMMAFAEYIENTKRAAVIFPEGTRSKDGVPKPFRTRGLEIMMKKTPSALIVPVTVNNSWKMLKYGKFPMGIGNHMTFTVHKPLEIATFTDKQALIQQVEQTIIEAIEH from the coding sequence ATGGAAAAACTCTTGGCATATCCCTTAACCGTTTTATACTTCATTGTATTTGGTTTGACCTTAATCGTTTTTCATCCGCTACAGTGGTTTTGTTTTAATGTGTTGGGCTATCAGGCCCATAAAAAAAGTGTAGATGCCTTACAGTTTAGTTTAATGCGTTGTTTAAACGTTTTGGGGACCCGATTCTCTTGGAATAACCCCTACGATATCACTACCGATAAGCCTTTACTTATTGTTTCTAACCACCAAAGCATGTATGATATTTCGCCCATTATGTGGTACATGCGCAAGCATCACGTAAAATTTGTGGCTAAAAAAGAATTGGGTAAGGGCATCCCGAGTGTGTCTTATAACCTGCGACATGGCGGCTCTGTGTTGATTGATCGGGATAAGCCGAGACAAGCTTTTCCGGCCATGATGGCATTTGCAGAGTATATTGAAAACACAAAACGGGCTGCGGTTATTTTTCCTGAAGGAACCCGCAGCAAAGACGGCGTACCAAAGCCATTTAGAACGCGCGGACTCGAAATCATGATGAAAAAAACACCTTCGGCATTGATTGTTCCCGTAACGGTGAATAACTCTTGGAAAATGTTAAAGTATGGTAAATTCCCAATGGGGATCGGCAATCACATGACTTTTACGGTACATAAGCCCTTAGAAATTGCTACCTTTACAGATAAGCAGGCGCTTATTCAGCAAGTAGAACAGACCATTATTGAAGCGATTGAACATTAA
- a CDS encoding acyl-ACP desaturase, with amino-acid sequence MSLKNIRLEVMQHLEKDVDQLIEKYLIPADSIWQPTDFLPNSEKESFYDEVREIRELSKELPYDFWVVLVGDMITEEALPTYESWLMDVEGVGQTERNSWSKWVRHWTAEENRHGDVLNKYLYLSGRVNMREIEKTTQHLISDGFDIGTDRDPYKNFVYTSFQELATYISHNRVAKIAKEKGNRQLSKMCKIISGDEMRHHHAYSEFVERIFAVDPNQMMLAFQYMMKQKIAMPAHFLRESGGKISTAFEEFSNTAQRIGVYTSADYVDILQKLIDRWEIGNMTQLSDEAEKARDYLMKLPSRMTRLAERMKVPENSYEFKWVQPAALK; translated from the coding sequence ATGTCTTTAAAAAATATACGACTAGAAGTGATGCAACATCTTGAAAAGGATGTCGATCAACTTATCGAAAAATACTTGATTCCAGCAGACAGCATTTGGCAGCCTACCGATTTTTTACCCAATTCTGAAAAAGAAAGCTTTTACGATGAGGTACGAGAAATACGGGAACTATCAAAAGAGCTGCCTTATGATTTTTGGGTTGTTTTAGTAGGAGATATGATTACCGAAGAAGCCTTACCAACCTATGAATCTTGGTTGATGGATGTTGAAGGTGTAGGACAAACAGAACGCAACAGCTGGTCAAAATGGGTGCGTCATTGGACGGCAGAAGAAAATCGTCACGGCGATGTGCTTAATAAGTATTTGTATTTATCTGGCCGTGTCAATATGCGTGAGATTGAAAAAACAACACAGCATCTCATTTCAGATGGCTTTGATATTGGGACCGATCGCGATCCTTATAAAAACTTTGTTTATACCAGCTTTCAGGAGTTGGCCACCTATATTTCACACAACCGAGTAGCAAAAATAGCTAAGGAAAAAGGCAACCGACAATTGTCAAAAATGTGTAAAATAATTTCAGGAGATGAAATGCGTCACCATCATGCTTATTCTGAATTTGTGGAGCGCATCTTCGCTGTAGATCCCAACCAGATGATGTTGGCATTTCAGTACATGATGAAGCAAAAAATAGCAATGCCAGCCCATTTCCTAAGAGAATCTGGAGGAAAGATTAGCACTGCTTTTGAAGAGTTTTCAAATACAGCACAGCGCATTGGCGTATATACTTCTGCAGATTATGTTGATATTCTTCAAAAACTGATTGATCGTTGGGAGATTGGTAACATGACTCAACTATCTGATGAAGCTGAAAAAGCACGGGATTATCTTATGAAGTTGCCGTCAAGAATGACGCGTTTGGCTGAGCGCATGAAGGTTCCAGAAAACTCGTATGAGTTCAAATGGGTACAACCTGCTGCTTTAAAATAA
- a CDS encoding HD domain-containing protein encodes MSTSVLEDHIAKTISFVKKELYQAEGGHDWFHVERVYKNAMHIAEKESVNLTVVALGALLHDIADSKFHDGDETVGPAKARTFLFEQNVDSAIIEDVVKIIEHVSFKGGNENEVFSSEELKVVQDADRLDAIGAIGIARTFNYGGFKNRKLFDPAIKPVLDMDKAAYKASTAPTINHFYEKLLLLKERMHTKTGRKIAEQRHQFMLEFLDQFYAEWDGRK; translated from the coding sequence ATGAGCACATCTGTTCTTGAAGATCATATTGCAAAAACGATAAGTTTTGTAAAGAAAGAACTTTACCAGGCCGAAGGTGGTCATGATTGGTTTCATGTAGAGCGGGTGTACAAAAACGCAATGCATATCGCAGAGAAAGAGTCTGTAAACCTAACGGTTGTTGCTCTTGGTGCTTTATTGCATGATATTGCCGATAGTAAATTTCATGATGGAGATGAAACCGTGGGACCAGCAAAAGCAAGAACGTTTTTGTTTGAACAAAATGTCGATTCGGCCATTATTGAGGATGTCGTTAAAATCATAGAACACGTGTCTTTTAAAGGAGGAAATGAGAATGAGGTATTTTCTTCGGAAGAATTAAAGGTGGTTCAAGATGCCGATCGGCTAGATGCTATTGGCGCCATTGGGATTGCACGGACCTTTAATTATGGAGGCTTTAAAAACCGAAAGTTATTTGATCCCGCTATAAAACCTGTTTTAGATATGGATAAAGCAGCTTACAAAGCATCTACAGCACCCACAATCAATCACTTCTACGAAAAGCTTTTGTTGTTGAAAGAACGCATGCATACTAAAACGGGACGTAAGATTGCAGAACAGCGCCATCAGTTTATGCTCGAGTTTCTGGATCAGTTTTATGCAGAGTGGGATGGAAGGAAATAA
- a CDS encoding TraB/GumN family protein → MNTITKYVTALAMSLIMTAVCAQEQSHSNLWKIEGNGIKTSYVFGTMHIIPQNKFNLKDKVKDAFEASEQIVLEIDVADPQFTQDVMANSYLKNGKQLKSFMDDSEYELLDKYLKEKTGTGMTAYNNAKPLLLMSVILMVSSDEPMASFEMTLMKMAKASKKEIEGLETYASQVAVFDSESYETQIDDLIEMIANPEETKNIYSKMAELYTAEDIDTLYDYMDVFMDHDVAMMKKILDDRNHEWIPKITKFSKAHSVFYGVGAGHLGGDQGVINLLKKAGYTVTPVFD, encoded by the coding sequence ATGAACACAATTACAAAATATGTCACAGCTCTAGCTATGAGCTTGATCATGACAGCGGTCTGCGCACAAGAACAAAGCCATTCAAATCTTTGGAAAATTGAAGGCAATGGTATTAAAACCTCTTATGTTTTCGGTACCATGCACATTATACCTCAAAATAAATTCAATTTAAAAGACAAGGTCAAAGACGCCTTTGAAGCGTCTGAACAAATTGTTTTAGAAATTGATGTGGCCGATCCACAATTCACTCAAGACGTCATGGCCAATTCGTATTTAAAAAATGGAAAGCAATTAAAGTCTTTTATGGACGATAGTGAATATGAATTACTTGACAAGTACTTAAAAGAGAAAACAGGGACTGGTATGACCGCGTACAATAACGCAAAGCCGCTCTTATTAATGTCTGTAATATTAATGGTCTCCTCAGACGAACCAATGGCTAGTTTTGAAATGACTCTGATGAAAATGGCAAAAGCTTCAAAAAAAGAAATCGAAGGTTTAGAAACCTATGCATCACAAGTTGCAGTTTTTGATTCTGAATCTTATGAAACGCAAATAGACGACCTTATAGAAATGATTGCAAATCCTGAAGAGACTAAGAACATCTATTCTAAAATGGCAGAACTTTACACTGCTGAGGATATTGACACCCTATACGATTATATGGACGTGTTTATGGATCATGATGTTGCAATGATGAAAAAAATACTCGATGACAGAAACCATGAATGGATTCCTAAAATCACAAAATTCTCAAAAGCACATTCCGTTTTTTATGGGGTTGGCGCAGGACATTTAGGTGGTGATCAAGGAGTCATAAATCTATTAAAAAAAGCAGGATACACGGTAACTCCTGTATTTGACTAA
- a CDS encoding helix-turn-helix domain-containing protein — protein sequence MRIFIFFFIIVICSLQLSAQSSIDSLKEKSYKELSESIFSQIKTNQEVAEKLSTYYIEKARKEKNQKEEFNGLDNYVQVAIWSRRFDSFDDKYQKLLDLADKNNLDKELMQSFYLQGNAYFYQGVWSKSTDLYYSAYDLAKNRDDIQFQHAILTQLGYLKAVTGNVQSALKFQKEALKLLKDTNIDDTDLSKETLESLELQSLYFIGVSYINSEKADSAKIYNARAKHLTEKIRDSCMMRYIYQQKAEINILKQKYSEALKDLNEAKSYCAPLKKGDSLVISGLYGKAFLGLKQYDKAVNILQKGSDDYKVTVTEEGFMDDHYKLLAKAYKHTGNIEKSNFYFEKYIYSIDEFNKIQDTVVTAFKQKEVDDFKKELSTIKSEKNKQQSYVIFIALGASITILILLFLLLKFYQNKKKDELKFQELLQKIKVAKADAAVKVIDTKSDSKQPITINDVSNEVTQQILEGLQKLESQRYFLKQECNAYNVAKKIKTNTSYLSKVVNSHFEKNFNTYINDLRINYAIVRLENDTRFRSFSIQSIAEELGYKSADSFTKYFKQNTGLNPSFYIKQLNQLA from the coding sequence ATGAGGATTTTTATTTTCTTTTTTATCATAGTCATATGTAGTCTCCAATTATCGGCTCAATCAAGCATCGACTCTTTAAAGGAGAAATCTTATAAGGAACTTTCTGAATCCATTTTTTCTCAAATAAAGACAAATCAGGAGGTGGCAGAAAAGCTCTCAACCTATTACATAGAGAAAGCTCGGAAAGAGAAGAATCAAAAAGAAGAATTCAACGGACTTGACAATTATGTTCAAGTCGCTATTTGGTCTCGACGATTTGATAGCTTTGATGATAAATATCAAAAACTCTTAGATTTAGCAGACAAGAATAATCTAGATAAAGAATTGATGCAATCTTTCTATCTTCAAGGCAATGCTTATTTTTATCAGGGCGTTTGGAGCAAGTCAACAGATTTATATTACAGTGCTTATGATCTCGCAAAAAATCGAGATGACATCCAATTTCAGCATGCTATTTTGACTCAGTTAGGCTATTTAAAAGCAGTGACGGGTAATGTTCAATCTGCTCTTAAATTTCAAAAGGAAGCTCTAAAATTATTGAAAGACACCAATATCGATGACACAGATTTATCTAAAGAAACCTTAGAGTCTTTAGAATTACAATCTCTTTATTTTATTGGAGTTTCCTATATAAACTCAGAAAAAGCAGATTCTGCAAAAATTTACAATGCACGTGCAAAACACTTAACTGAAAAAATCAGAGATAGCTGCATGATGCGTTATATCTATCAACAAAAAGCTGAGATCAACATCTTAAAACAAAAATACTCGGAGGCATTAAAAGATTTAAATGAAGCAAAAAGCTACTGTGCTCCTCTAAAAAAAGGAGATAGCTTGGTCATATCTGGTTTGTACGGAAAAGCATTCTTAGGCTTAAAACAATACGATAAAGCGGTTAATATACTTCAAAAAGGTTCAGATGATTACAAGGTAACGGTAACTGAAGAAGGCTTTATGGACGACCATTACAAACTATTGGCTAAAGCATATAAGCACACTGGGAATATAGAGAAATCTAATTTCTATTTTGAAAAGTACATCTATAGCATCGATGAATTCAATAAGATACAAGATACAGTCGTAACAGCTTTTAAACAAAAAGAAGTTGACGATTTTAAAAAAGAACTGAGCACTATAAAATCTGAAAAGAATAAGCAGCAAAGCTATGTGATATTCATTGCTTTAGGCGCATCTATAACCATTTTGATTTTACTCTTTTTACTCCTTAAATTTTATCAAAATAAGAAGAAAGACGAACTGAAATTTCAAGAATTATTGCAGAAAATTAAAGTTGCTAAAGCAGATGCGGCAGTCAAGGTAATAGATACCAAAAGTGATTCTAAACAGCCAATTACAATTAATGATGTTAGCAATGAGGTGACACAGCAAATTCTTGAGGGATTACAAAAATTAGAGTCCCAACGTTATTTTTTAAAACAAGAATGTAATGCCTATAACGTTGCCAAAAAAATCAAAACCAATACTTCCTATTTATCCAAAGTAGTCAACTCCCATTTTGAGAAAAACTTCAACACCTATATTAATGATCTTCGTATCAATTACGCTATTGTACGTTTAGAAAATGACACCCGTTTCCGCTCATTTTCTATTCAATCCATTGCTGAAGAGTTAGGTTATAAAAGTGCCGATTCCTTTACTAAATATTTCAAACAAAATACTGGCTTAAACCCATCTTTCTATATTAAGCAGTTGAACCAATTAGCCTAA
- a CDS encoding AraC family transcriptional regulator produces MNQRKPTLEKINPEFGNSVFVKKSTSENTDTRPFWHFHPEIELVYVDKGAGKRHIGNHLSYFNNSQLLLLGSNLPHNGFTDRLTQHGSEVLVQFKPDFLGAYFFDVPEMAGISQLFERAKNGILFKPDTKRKIGKKIQKLNDVKGFERVMLLIKILHKLAEAEDYEILNADEFVFETETQDSNKIDIVYKHINENFKNHISLDEIADKVSMTVPAFCRYFKKSTGKTFTKLVNQYRVVHATKLLSESQMSITDVAFECGFNNFSHFNKLFKEFTGKSASKYRGEMITMYAT; encoded by the coding sequence ATGAATCAAAGAAAACCCACATTAGAGAAAATCAATCCTGAGTTTGGGAACTCTGTGTTTGTAAAAAAGAGTACTTCTGAAAACACAGACACCAGACCTTTTTGGCATTTTCACCCAGAGATTGAACTAGTCTATGTAGATAAGGGCGCAGGGAAACGCCATATCGGTAATCATCTGTCCTATTTTAACAATAGCCAATTATTACTTTTAGGATCCAACTTACCGCATAATGGATTTACAGATCGGCTTACCCAACATGGCTCTGAAGTACTAGTACAGTTTAAGCCTGATTTTTTAGGCGCTTACTTTTTTGATGTTCCTGAAATGGCAGGGATTAGCCAACTATTTGAGCGCGCAAAAAATGGCATTCTATTTAAACCAGATACGAAACGTAAAATAGGTAAGAAAATTCAAAAGCTAAATGACGTTAAAGGGTTTGAACGCGTCATGCTCTTGATCAAAATATTGCATAAATTAGCTGAGGCTGAAGATTATGAGATCTTAAATGCGGATGAATTTGTCTTTGAGACCGAAACACAGGACAGCAATAAAATTGATATTGTCTACAAACATATCAACGAGAATTTTAAAAATCATATTTCCTTAGATGAAATTGCAGACAAAGTAAGCATGACGGTTCCTGCATTTTGCCGATATTTTAAAAAATCTACTGGGAAGACCTTTACCAAATTAGTAAATCAATATCGGGTGGTTCACGCTACAAAACTACTCTCTGAAAGTCAAATGAGTATTACCGATGTGGCTTTTGAATGTGGATTCAACAACTTTTCACATTTCAATAAATTGTTCAAAGAGTTTACTGGTAAAAGCGCCTCAAAGTACCGAGGAGAAATGATAACGATGTATGCGACCTAA
- a CDS encoding CHAT domain-containing protein: MKGSRIHIRLTLSFLLMFCCIQYTGSQNSAISKLQILDRLILEKKLDSAQLVLNKDLQFLIDQKSYLNATDYVYYIGKIQFNQKGKTTAENAVLDFEKRLHSLTATPEILRQLKLEVGSFYEFLGDSKTASQYNLQALNYTKQMSNKNGQLFGLIYNNLGVFHMRMGNLTEATAYHKKALASYQSYPKTDKEQLYIVNNSLGGMMWYASKIDSALFYYNKAEKFLKSLEPTPYNQYYRLASLNNNRAGIYSIKGDMNTAINMMQKTVTLMDRYLKSDIPEVKRDNTQEFLFQAIENYGGLYKDLGDFNKAKELMVYAYNLKRKHLNPDSPEISKGKILVGQINLSLKEYEAAEGYIDQGISELKANPSNYFNWLADAYYSKAIIKKDTHHIAEAFDCYQKADTYFRLAQGEHYDEVYLDFINSSSNFYADNGYPEKAIDMANKAYEYVAKNQGQKTLLEFDQVLNLAHIEYTIGNYQNALNRSKAALALLDDIAFAKNTHLSQLAIDCQKPLAILTKVKSENQLESEKDSVFLASQLKDLQTAIAIIEKQKSIIVDDQTVSVLLSDNSELFEYAKHLALELYKITKSEQYLKKVLGLHEALLYNRLRNRLNSKSSISYANIPKEVLETENRLKNALSSSLLENDALDSFFKASQAWDDFTKTLKKDHQKYYNLKYASISNSVHEQLHTLNLKNRTLIRYTFIDHLLYAFIISDQKIELIPLNSDNLADKINSTQNMDGMSPLNFEALNDLYLRIWKPLEGKVKSTKVTIIPDQVLFNLNFEMLTTKKVNSYETLGDNCLLNTYTISYNYSLFLTDRTSKTVGFENNFIAFAPEFSSKMKSDYELAITDSITLDRTYLTLLPQPFSKSLAQNSSAVFNGTSFTNEDASKQIFTRYAKEHKIIHIGTHAETNNISPELSRLIFAKNVKDSISTEDNSLFTYEIYNQNLSSNLAILTACETGKPTYQAGEGMISLAHAFNYAGSESILTSLWKIDEKSSTKIIALFYTYLKKGLPKDEALRKAKLDYLNTAKGRTRAPQYWAGLVLIGDASPIALNNTYQPIWIWALASLIAIFIIYVTIRTTRKKTLKVFS; this comes from the coding sequence ATGAAAGGATCAAGAATTCACATTAGACTAACTCTTTCATTCCTTTTAATGTTTTGCTGTATTCAATATACTGGTTCTCAAAATAGTGCCATCTCTAAACTACAAATTCTTGATCGGTTAATTTTAGAAAAAAAATTAGATAGCGCCCAACTCGTACTAAATAAAGATCTTCAATTTTTGATTGATCAAAAATCTTATTTAAACGCTACAGATTACGTCTATTACATTGGTAAGATCCAGTTTAATCAAAAGGGTAAAACTACCGCAGAAAACGCGGTCCTAGATTTTGAGAAACGTTTACATTCCCTCACGGCAACACCTGAAATATTAAGACAATTAAAACTTGAAGTTGGCTCATTTTATGAGTTTCTGGGAGACTCTAAAACCGCTAGTCAATACAATCTACAAGCACTAAATTACACCAAACAGATGTCAAACAAAAACGGACAACTATTTGGACTTATCTATAATAATTTAGGTGTGTTTCACATGAGAATGGGTAATCTTACCGAAGCTACAGCTTACCATAAAAAAGCATTAGCATCTTATCAAAGCTACCCTAAAACCGATAAAGAACAGCTTTACATTGTCAATAATTCCCTCGGCGGGATGATGTGGTATGCTTCTAAAATTGATAGCGCACTTTTTTATTATAACAAGGCAGAAAAATTTTTAAAAAGTCTAGAACCCACTCCCTATAACCAATATTATAGACTCGCCAGTTTAAATAACAATAGGGCGGGTATTTATAGTATTAAAGGAGACATGAACACCGCCATCAATATGATGCAAAAAACAGTGACGTTGATGGACCGCTATTTAAAATCTGATATCCCAGAAGTCAAAAGAGATAATACGCAAGAATTTCTTTTTCAGGCCATAGAAAACTATGGTGGTCTTTACAAAGATTTAGGAGATTTCAACAAGGCTAAGGAATTAATGGTCTACGCCTATAACCTTAAAAGGAAACATTTAAATCCCGATAGCCCAGAAATTTCAAAAGGAAAGATCTTAGTAGGACAGATTAATTTGAGCTTAAAAGAATATGAAGCGGCCGAAGGCTATATAGATCAGGGCATTTCAGAATTAAAAGCAAATCCCAGCAACTACTTTAATTGGCTAGCAGATGCTTATTACAGCAAGGCCATTATCAAAAAAGACACACATCACATTGCAGAAGCTTTTGATTGTTATCAAAAAGCAGACACCTATTTTAGATTAGCCCAAGGAGAACATTATGATGAAGTTTATCTAGATTTCATTAACTCATCTTCAAATTTTTATGCAGACAATGGCTATCCAGAAAAAGCAATCGATATGGCCAATAAGGCCTACGAGTATGTCGCGAAAAACCAAGGCCAAAAAACACTCTTAGAGTTTGATCAGGTTTTAAATCTTGCTCATATTGAATACACCATAGGAAACTATCAGAACGCATTGAACCGAAGCAAAGCAGCATTAGCTTTATTAGATGATATCGCTTTTGCCAAAAACACCCATTTAAGTCAACTCGCTATAGATTGTCAGAAACCATTAGCCATACTCACCAAAGTAAAATCTGAAAATCAACTCGAAAGCGAAAAGGATAGCGTATTCTTAGCCTCTCAGTTAAAAGATCTCCAAACTGCCATTGCCATTATTGAAAAACAAAAATCGATTATTGTAGATGATCAAACGGTTTCTGTTTTGCTATCAGATAATAGCGAACTTTTTGAATACGCCAAGCATTTAGCTTTAGAACTTTACAAAATCACAAAATCAGAGCAATACTTAAAGAAGGTACTGGGGCTTCATGAAGCTTTACTTTACAATCGCCTTAGAAATAGGCTCAACTCAAAATCCTCAATAAGCTATGCCAATATTCCCAAGGAAGTCTTGGAGACCGAAAATCGCTTAAAAAACGCCCTATCCTCTTCCTTATTGGAAAATGATGCGCTAGACTCCTTTTTCAAAGCAAGTCAAGCATGGGATGACTTTACTAAAACCTTAAAAAAAGACCACCAAAAATATTACAACTTAAAATATGCCTCCATCTCTAACTCGGTTCATGAGCAACTTCATACACTCAATCTTAAAAATAGAACTCTAATACGCTACACATTCATTGATCACTTACTTTACGCATTTATAATCAGTGATCAAAAGATAGAGCTCATCCCATTAAACAGCGACAACTTAGCTGATAAAATAAATAGCACTCAGAATATGGACGGTATGTCTCCATTAAATTTTGAAGCCTTAAATGACCTGTATCTCCGTATTTGGAAACCCTTAGAAGGCAAAGTGAAATCAACAAAAGTGACCATCATCCCAGACCAAGTACTTTTTAATCTCAATTTTGAAATGTTGACGACTAAAAAAGTTAACTCTTATGAAACTCTTGGAGATAATTGCTTGCTCAACACCTATACGATCTCTTATAATTACAGTCTTTTTCTCACAGACAGAACTAGTAAGACCGTTGGATTTGAAAATAATTTTATTGCGTTTGCTCCAGAATTTAGTTCTAAGATGAAATCAGATTATGAACTCGCCATCACGGATTCTATCACTTTAGATCGAACCTATCTCACTCTTTTACCACAACCATTTAGTAAGTCTTTGGCCCAAAATTCTTCTGCGGTTTTCAATGGAACATCCTTTACCAATGAAGATGCATCAAAGCAGATCTTTACAAGATATGCGAAAGAACATAAAATCATACATATTGGTACCCATGCAGAAACTAATAATATTTCGCCAGAATTATCACGACTCATTTTCGCCAAAAACGTGAAAGACTCTATTTCTACTGAAGATAACTCTCTGTTTACCTATGAAATCTACAATCAAAATCTATCTTCTAACTTAGCCATTCTAACAGCGTGCGAAACAGGCAAACCTACCTACCAAGCCGGTGAAGGAATGATTTCTTTGGCCCATGCGTTTAATTATGCAGGAAGCGAAAGTATTTTAACAAGCTTATGGAAAATCGACGAAAAATCAAGTACTAAAATAATAGCGCTTTTTTACACCTATTTAAAAAAGGGCTTACCTAAAGACGAAGCTCTAAGAAAGGCAAAACTAGATTATTTAAATACTGCCAAAGGGCGAACACGAGCTCCTCAATATTGGGCAGGATTAGTACTCATTGGTGATGCCTCACCAATAGCACTAAATAATACGTATCAGCCCATTTGGATTTGGGCCTTAGCGTCTCTTATTGCCATATTCATTATATATGTTACAATAAGAACTACTAGAAAGAAAACACTTAAAGTATTTTCATAA
- a CDS encoding tol-pal system YbgF family protein, whose amino-acid sequence MKEEHHISQELLERTERYLENSMSQHERLDFELQLQENAQLRSDVEDIKILLLGIENQSLKERLDVFHEDLAHTPEVTKGKSQRFAHWRKFAAAAIILLAVTSFWWFNNPSNERLYADYFEPDPGLPTVMSNTDAETFSFYDAMVNYKQGDYRTAIDKWETLKLQKPDSDTLNYFLGVAHLANNDEKAAISFLEKAANHSDFALNKDAYYYLGLAYLKADNTQKAIAYLEKSDMESSKELLLKLKD is encoded by the coding sequence TTGAAAGAAGAACACCATATATCACAAGAGTTACTTGAGCGTACAGAACGTTATTTAGAAAACAGCATGTCTCAACATGAGCGTCTGGATTTTGAACTGCAGCTACAAGAAAACGCACAACTAAGGAGTGATGTCGAAGACATTAAGATCCTCCTTCTGGGTATTGAAAACCAATCTCTCAAAGAGCGCTTAGATGTATTTCATGAGGACCTGGCCCATACTCCAGAAGTTACAAAAGGGAAGTCTCAGCGTTTTGCACACTGGCGCAAATTTGCCGCCGCCGCTATAATCCTATTGGCCGTAACTAGCTTCTGGTGGTTTAATAATCCATCAAACGAGCGTTTATATGCAGACTACTTTGAACCAGATCCTGGTCTTCCTACAGTGATGAGCAATACAGATGCTGAAACCTTCAGTTTTTATGATGCGATGGTGAACTACAAACAAGGAGACTATAGAACAGCCATAGACAAATGGGAAACGCTTAAACTCCAAAAGCCAGACAGTGATACATTAAACTATTTTTTGGGTGTGGCGCATCTTGCCAATAATGACGAAAAGGCGGCAATTAGTTTTTTAGAAAAGGCAGCGAATCACTCTGATTTTGCTTTAAATAAAGATGCTTATTATTATTTGGGGTTGGCTTATTTGAAAGCAGACAATACACAAAAAGCAATTGCTTATTTAGAAAAATCAGACATGGAAAGCAGCAAAGAACTTCTTTTAAAGCTAAAGGATTAA